One genomic window of Aethina tumida isolate Nest 87 chromosome 3, icAetTumi1.1, whole genome shotgun sequence includes the following:
- the LOC109605393 gene encoding NAD(P)H-hydrate epimerase isoform X1 produces MRLTTGKTLLSSFSRFITSKSKMVKYLGQEEAINIDVELFNEYKYSVDQLMELAGLSCATAIAKTYTHDKLCDKLILICCGPGNNGGDGLVCARHLKLFNYQPVLYYPKKTDKPLYHNLTHQCVAMNIPFIEKLPSDCEITSKYGLVVDALFGFSFKPPVRPDFVPVIELLKSTKVPVASIDIPSGWNVEQGEPEDGGIKPEMLISLTAPKLCAKQFTGKYHYLGGRFVPPKLQEKYELNLPEYPGTDCCLLLK; encoded by the exons ATGCGTTTAACAACAGGAAAA ACCCTCCTTTCGTCCTTCTCGCGATTTATCACTTCGAAATCGAAAATGGTCAAGTACTTGGGCCAAGAGGAGGCGATAAACATCGATGTGGAACTGTTCaacgaatataaatattcggtGGACCAGCTGATGGAATTGGCCGGTTTGAGTTGTGCCACCGCAATAGCCAAAACTTACACGCACGACAAGCTGTGCGACAAACTAATCTTGATATGCTGCGGCCCGGGCAATAACGGAGGAGACGGATTGGTGTGCGCCCGACATTTGAAACTATTCAACTATCAACCCGTCTTATATTACCCGAAAAAGACGGACAAGCCTCTGTACCACAACTTAACACACCAGTGCGTGGCCATGAATATaccttttatagaaaaattgcCGAGTGACTGCGAAATTACGTCCAAATACGGCTTGGTTGTGGATGCACTGTTCGGGTTTAGTTTTAAACCTCCAGTACGACCAGATTTTGTACCAGTCATAGAACTGTTAAAGTCTACCAAAGTTCCAGTTGCAAG TATTGACATTCCAAGTGGCTGGAACGTGGAACAAGGTGAGCCGGAAGACGGCGGCATAAAGCCAGAAATGCTCATTTCCCTCACGGCTCCCAAATTGTGTGCGAAACAGTTTACAGGCAAATATCATTATTTGGGGGGCAGATTTGTGCCGCCAAAGCTACAGGAAAAGTACGAATTGAACTTACCTGAATACCCTGGAACTGATTGTTGTTTGTtgcttaaataa
- the LOC109605393 gene encoding NAD(P)H-hydrate epimerase isoform X2 codes for MLYTLLSSFSRFITSKSKMVKYLGQEEAINIDVELFNEYKYSVDQLMELAGLSCATAIAKTYTHDKLCDKLILICCGPGNNGGDGLVCARHLKLFNYQPVLYYPKKTDKPLYHNLTHQCVAMNIPFIEKLPSDCEITSKYGLVVDALFGFSFKPPVRPDFVPVIELLKSTKVPVASIDIPSGWNVEQGEPEDGGIKPEMLISLTAPKLCAKQFTGKYHYLGGRFVPPKLQEKYELNLPEYPGTDCCLLLK; via the exons ATGCTTTAT ACCCTCCTTTCGTCCTTCTCGCGATTTATCACTTCGAAATCGAAAATGGTCAAGTACTTGGGCCAAGAGGAGGCGATAAACATCGATGTGGAACTGTTCaacgaatataaatattcggtGGACCAGCTGATGGAATTGGCCGGTTTGAGTTGTGCCACCGCAATAGCCAAAACTTACACGCACGACAAGCTGTGCGACAAACTAATCTTGATATGCTGCGGCCCGGGCAATAACGGAGGAGACGGATTGGTGTGCGCCCGACATTTGAAACTATTCAACTATCAACCCGTCTTATATTACCCGAAAAAGACGGACAAGCCTCTGTACCACAACTTAACACACCAGTGCGTGGCCATGAATATaccttttatagaaaaattgcCGAGTGACTGCGAAATTACGTCCAAATACGGCTTGGTTGTGGATGCACTGTTCGGGTTTAGTTTTAAACCTCCAGTACGACCAGATTTTGTACCAGTCATAGAACTGTTAAAGTCTACCAAAGTTCCAGTTGCAAG TATTGACATTCCAAGTGGCTGGAACGTGGAACAAGGTGAGCCGGAAGACGGCGGCATAAAGCCAGAAATGCTCATTTCCCTCACGGCTCCCAAATTGTGTGCGAAACAGTTTACAGGCAAATATCATTATTTGGGGGGCAGATTTGTGCCGCCAAAGCTACAGGAAAAGTACGAATTGAACTTACCTGAATACCCTGGAACTGATTGTTGTTTGTtgcttaaataa